One part of the uncultured Bacteroides sp. genome encodes these proteins:
- a CDS encoding AAA family ATPase has product MITKISLKSIASYKNQTSLETDKRINLIYGLNGTGKSTFSNYLYQQTAEKYKYCSIEGLDDSHEILVYNQTFIHENFFEAENLKGIFTLSKGNKDAETKIANAQNEKIKFESERDAKKQELEKEKTAINQKQEIAKNAVWEIKTNYSGGDRVLEFCLDGYKGSKDNLFNHLLSITKQAVKPVKSIEDLKNQSQSITGDNARKYSELPLITFAMEKLETEVLFSKQIVGNENSSVSELIKELGNSDWVKEGLGYLQTEQNEKKQICPFCQEKTISNTLLENIKNYFDASYEADIDSLKSYLEQYVQSIQSIPSNTFFEANPKFESYKKDFEIKYRSFVKVIENNKKIIEDKIKTPSVPVKLKVSIKELEELNEIIQKINILVKEHNNNIDQKEVVKRSIKKTFWEIMRWEYDQTISSFNIDILASNNKIKALSGAINEYTTKIASQNIIISEQQKQTINVEDAIININCGLVDLGINDFEIKNHSKNLYKLVRGDNQERVFRSLSEGEKMIISFLYFIELCRGKKEVTETGKKKVIVIDDPISSLSHIYVFNVGRLIHNEFLRNEKYEQVFLLTHSLYFFYEMTDTNKNRRKENQKLFRLRKNTSGSEILEMSYEEIQNDYHSYWFVIKDDKQPAALIANCMRNIIEYFFNFVEKKDLNNVFQKQEMQENRFQAFNRYINRESHSLGQNIFDIKEFNYQDFKDAFAELFKVTGYEEHYKKMIR; this is encoded by the coding sequence ATGATAACCAAAATAAGTCTAAAAAGCATAGCAAGCTATAAAAACCAGACATCTTTGGAAACCGATAAAAGGATAAATCTTATCTATGGTTTAAATGGAACTGGAAAAAGTACGTTTTCTAATTATCTGTATCAACAAACAGCAGAAAAATATAAATATTGTTCAATAGAGGGATTGGATGACAGTCATGAAATACTTGTTTACAATCAGACTTTTATTCACGAAAACTTTTTTGAAGCTGAAAATTTGAAAGGGATTTTTACACTTTCAAAAGGGAACAAAGATGCTGAGACTAAGATTGCAAATGCGCAAAATGAAAAAATAAAATTTGAAAGCGAAAGAGATGCAAAGAAGCAAGAATTAGAAAAGGAAAAAACTGCAATCAATCAAAAACAAGAAATAGCGAAAAATGCTGTATGGGAAATTAAAACTAATTATAGCGGAGGTGACCGTGTTCTCGAGTTTTGCTTAGATGGTTACAAAGGCTCAAAAGATAATTTATTTAACCATCTTTTGAGCATAACTAAGCAAGCTGTAAAACCTGTAAAAAGTATTGAAGATTTAAAAAATCAATCACAGTCAATAACTGGTGATAATGCTCGTAAATATTCAGAACTACCTCTAATTACTTTTGCAATGGAAAAATTGGAAACAGAAGTATTGTTTAGCAAACAAATTGTAGGTAATGAAAATAGTTCTGTTTCAGAGTTGATAAAAGAACTTGGAAATTCTGATTGGGTAAAAGAAGGATTAGGGTATTTACAGACAGAACAGAATGAAAAAAAGCAAATTTGCCCTTTTTGTCAAGAAAAAACAATATCAAATACTTTACTTGAAAATATCAAAAACTATTTTGATGCATCTTATGAAGCAGATATAGATTCTTTGAAATCTTATTTAGAGCAATACGTGCAGTCAATTCAGTCAATTCCAAGTAACACTTTTTTTGAAGCAAATCCGAAATTTGAAAGTTACAAAAAGGATTTTGAAATTAAATATAGATCTTTTGTAAAAGTTATTGAAAATAATAAAAAGATTATTGAAGATAAAATTAAAACTCCTAGTGTTCCCGTAAAGCTTAAGGTTTCAATAAAGGAGCTTGAAGAATTAAACGAGATAATTCAAAAAATTAATATTCTTGTCAAAGAACATAATAATAATATTGACCAAAAAGAGGTAGTTAAAAGAAGTATTAAAAAGACTTTTTGGGAAATAATGCGATGGGAATACGATCAAACTATTAGTTCCTTTAATATAGATATATTAGCATCTAATAATAAAATAAAGGCATTATCAGGAGCTATAAATGAATATACAACGAAGATAGCTTCTCAGAATATAATTATTTCCGAACAACAAAAGCAAACAATAAATGTAGAAGATGCTATTATAAATATTAATTGTGGTTTAGTTGATTTGGGTATAAATGATTTTGAAATTAAGAACCATTCAAAAAACCTTTATAAATTAGTGCGTGGAGATAATCAGGAAAGGGTTTTTCGTTCATTAAGCGAAGGTGAAAAAATGATTATAAGTTTCCTTTATTTTATAGAATTATGTAGAGGTAAAAAAGAAGTAACAGAAACAGGCAAAAAGAAAGTTATTGTTATTGATGACCCTATTTCTAGTTTGTCACATATTTATGTTTTCAATGTAGGCAGACTAATTCATAACGAATTTTTAAGAAATGAAAAATATGAGCAAGTGTTTTTGCTTACACATAGTTTATATTTCTTTTATGAAATGACTGATACCAACAAGAATAGAAGAAAAGAAAATCAAAAATTGTTTAGACTTAGAAAGAATACATCTGGTAGTGAAATTCTCGAAATGAGTTATGAAGAAATTCAAAATGACTATCATTCATATTGGTTTGTGATCAAAGACGACAAACAACCGGCAGCTTTGATTGCAAATTGTATGAGAAATATTATAGAGTATTTCTTCAATTTTGTAGAAAAGAAAGATTTGAATAATGTATTTCAGAAACAAGAAATGCAGGAAAACCGATTTCAAGCATTTAATCGCTATATAAATAGAGAGTCTCATTCGCTTGGACAAAATATTTTTGATATTAAAGAATTTAACTATCAGGATTTTAAAGACGCTTTTGCTGAATTATTTAAAGTAACAGGTTATGAAGAACATTATAAAAAGATGATAAGATAA
- a CDS encoding caspase family protein encodes MRKALVIGIDYYENVNPLFGCVNDAYSIKTVLDRHSDGTKNFDVNIEVATGDKNKILRKGLKNKIEELFRDNNDIALFYFSGHGYIESTGGYLITSECSDGDDGLPMNELLQIASDSPARNKIIILDCCHSGIMGNLSPNEDKAMIKEGMTILTASSAEQYAIEEKGSGVFTTLFIDAMNGSASNLVGDITPGSIYAHIDQSLGSWEQRPIFKTNVRSFTTLRKVHPPISLEDLKQLTVLFPVKGQVFNLDPSFEPDSDNPNEENMAKFKLLQKYNRINLVIPVNAEHMYFAAMENKSCKLTVLGEHYWNLIKKDRI; translated from the coding sequence ATGAGAAAAGCACTTGTTATAGGGATTGATTACTATGAGAATGTCAATCCCTTATTTGGTTGTGTAAATGATGCATATTCAATAAAAACCGTTTTGGATCGACATAGTGATGGAACTAAAAATTTTGATGTCAATATTGAAGTTGCGACAGGAGATAAAAATAAAATATTAAGGAAGGGTTTAAAAAATAAAATTGAAGAACTCTTCAGAGATAATAACGATATTGCTCTATTTTATTTTTCAGGACACGGGTATATCGAAAGCACTGGTGGTTACCTTATTACATCAGAATGTTCAGATGGAGATGATGGATTACCAATGAATGAACTATTGCAAATAGCGAGTGATTCGCCTGCAAGAAATAAAATAATAATTCTGGATTGTTGTCATTCTGGCATTATGGGAAATCTATCTCCCAATGAAGATAAAGCTATGATTAAAGAGGGAATGACAATATTAACAGCTTCTAGTGCAGAACAATATGCTATTGAGGAAAAAGGTTCAGGAGTTTTTACAACCTTATTTATTGATGCAATGAACGGAAGTGCTTCGAATTTAGTGGGAGATATTACACCAGGGAGTATATACGCTCATATCGATCAATCTTTAGGTTCATGGGAACAACGTCCTATTTTTAAAACGAATGTAAGGAGTTTTACCACTTTAAGAAAAGTACACCCCCCTATTTCATTGGAAGATTTAAAACAATTAACAGTGCTTTTCCCTGTAAAGGGGCAAGTCTTTAATTTAGATCCAAGTTTTGAACCTGATAGCGATAACCCAAATGAGGAAAACATGGCAAAATTTAAACTTTTGCAAAAATATAATCGTATTAATCTTGTGATACCTGTTAATGCAGAACATATGTATTTTGCAGCAATGGAAAATAAGTCTTGTAAACTAACAGTTTTAGGGGAACACTATTGGAACTTGATAAAGAAAGATCGAATTTGA
- a CDS encoding TIR domain-containing protein gives MANPRAFISFDFDNNSIEKILFVGQSKNSKTPFNIEDWSCKETLPQKEWEQLIKDKINKCNILIVLVGKKAYTAKGVIKEIKFAKDQNVPIFGVYIDGANSSTTLPEGLPRYKTVDWDWDKIASAIDQAMKEGKNK, from the coding sequence ATGGCTAATCCAAGAGCATTTATTAGTTTTGACTTTGACAATAATAGTATAGAGAAGATTTTGTTTGTCGGTCAATCAAAGAATTCAAAAACACCGTTTAATATTGAAGACTGGTCTTGTAAAGAGACATTACCTCAAAAAGAATGGGAACAGCTTATTAAGGATAAAATTAACAAATGTAATATACTTATTGTTCTTGTGGGTAAAAAGGCATATACTGCGAAAGGTGTAATTAAAGAAATAAAATTTGCAAAAGATCAAAACGTTCCCATCTTTGGAGTTTATATAGATGGAGCAAACTCTTCTACAACCTTACCTGAAGGATTACCTAGATATAAAACTGTTGATTGGGATTGGGACAAAATCGCTTCAGCGATTGATCAAGCTATGAAAGAAGGAAAAAACAAGTAA
- a CDS encoding phage Gp37/Gp68 family protein has product MRTTKIEWTEKTWNPVTGCTKLSEGCVNCYAEIMSKRLQAMGQIKYKNGFKVTIHPECLDQPLKWKKSATIFVCSMSDLFHESISFEFIDKVLDIIKQTPQHKYQILTKRAERMALYFNGKEIPSNIWLGVTVESADYKSRIEYIRNLNVRIKFLSCEPLLGDLGQINLVGINWVIVGGESGNRARPMKEKWLLSIKEQADKVKIPFFFKQWGTWGQDGVKRNKTSNGKLIKGKIYQEIPF; this is encoded by the coding sequence ATGAGGACTACTAAAATAGAGTGGACTGAAAAAACTTGGAATCCAGTTACTGGTTGTACAAAATTATCCGAAGGATGCGTCAATTGTTATGCAGAAATTATGTCTAAAAGGCTTCAAGCTATGGGGCAAATAAAATATAAAAACGGATTCAAAGTAACTATACATCCAGAGTGTTTAGATCAGCCGCTCAAATGGAAAAAGTCAGCTACGATTTTTGTATGTTCTATGAGCGACTTATTTCACGAAAGCATATCTTTTGAATTTATTGATAAAGTTCTAGATATAATTAAGCAAACGCCACAACATAAATATCAAATTTTGACTAAAAGAGCTGAAAGAATGGCATTATATTTTAATGGTAAAGAAATACCAAGTAATATATGGCTGGGGGTAACAGTTGAAAGTGCTGATTATAAAAGCAGAATAGAGTACATTCGTAATCTAAATGTAAGAATCAAATTTTTATCTTGCGAGCCACTTCTTGGCGATTTGGGGCAAATTAATTTAGTTGGAATAAATTGGGTAATCGTTGGAGGTGAAAGCGGCAATCGCGCAAGACCAATGAAAGAAAAATGGCTTTTATCAATAAAAGAGCAAGCTGATAAAGTAAAAATACCGTTCTTTTTCAAACAGTGGGGTACATGGGGACAAGACGGTGTTAAACGAAATAAAACTTCTAATGGGAAATTAATTAAAGGGAAAATATACCAAGAAATACCATTTTAA